In the genome of uncultured Pseudodesulfovibrio sp., one region contains:
- a CDS encoding EamA family transporter, which yields MAGFLYVLAAAFMWGVIGVFTKFVLAEGVSALEIAFWRAIFGWMFFLVHATVAGQLRAHRSDMPALLGFGVICVTLFYGAYQIAIRDVGMAMAAVLLYTAPAWVALLSRLVLKEEMTLVKALCVAMTIIGVACISLGPKLMNGAALNLNLFGLAAGLLSGFTYALYYIFGKKFLYRYPTPTIFVYALPFGALLLWPFIHFVHKSPEAWLMLIGMALVTSYGAFSVYYAGLKRLDATHASVIATFEPLVAAVLAYALFGEKFSMLGYAGSSLIIVAVFMVVLSGSRNRLTTKSEA from the coding sequence ATGGCCGGTTTCCTCTATGTCCTCGCCGCCGCCTTCATGTGGGGCGTCATCGGCGTATTCACCAAATTCGTGCTGGCAGAGGGTGTAAGCGCCCTGGAAATCGCATTCTGGCGCGCCATTTTCGGCTGGATGTTCTTTCTGGTCCACGCCACCGTGGCCGGGCAGCTCAGAGCCCACCGCTCGGATATGCCCGCCCTGCTCGGCTTCGGAGTCATCTGCGTGACTCTGTTCTACGGTGCGTATCAGATCGCCATCCGCGACGTGGGCATGGCCATGGCCGCCGTGCTGCTGTACACGGCTCCGGCCTGGGTCGCCCTGCTTTCTCGGCTGGTTCTCAAGGAGGAGATGACTCTGGTCAAGGCACTCTGCGTGGCCATGACCATCATCGGCGTGGCCTGCATCAGCCTGGGGCCGAAGCTGATGAATGGAGCCGCACTCAATCTGAACCTGTTCGGCCTGGCCGCAGGACTACTCTCCGGCTTCACCTACGCGCTCTATTACATCTTCGGGAAGAAATTCCTGTACCGCTACCCCACGCCGACGATCTTCGTCTATGCCCTGCCCTTCGGCGCACTTTTGCTGTGGCCCTTCATCCACTTCGTGCACAAATCGCCCGAGGCGTGGCTGATGTTGATCGGCATGGCGCTGGTCACCTCCTACGGCGCGTTCTCGGTCTATTATGCGGGCCTCAAGCGACTGGACGCCACGCATGCGTCGGTCATCGCCACTTTCGAACCTCTGGTGGCCGCAGTCCTGGCCTACGCCCTGTTCGGTGAGAAGTTCTCCATGCTGGGCTACGCGGGGTCGTCCCTGATCATCGTCGCGGTCTTCATGGTCGTACTGTCCGGCAGCCGCAACCGGCTGACCACCAAAAGCGAGGCCTAG
- a CDS encoding ornithine cyclodeaminase family protein, which produces MDSLDISMAEVMDAVETGFAALGNGLGQMPAKIGVHPREDSFVHAMPCHLGGDIDRAGVKCIAGYPTNPARGLPYISGVMIVNDPATGLPVAIMDAARLTAWRTGAASGVYARHFGNPGTTRLTIVGTGVQGRTNLLAMKEVFPSLNEVRCCGLRERSIQRFIDEMSPELPDAVLSLHTDLEAAVRDTDVLITCTPMVEEPERPVRRKWLKDDCLVIAVDYDACVNEDVFADAHFTCDHREQYIRTQEAGTYFQKGYPRPEEIDADLCEICAGDGLGLREGRRGAVLMGIAAHDIMASALINELAARADVGTLVEL; this is translated from the coding sequence ATGGACAGTCTCGACATCTCCATGGCCGAGGTCATGGACGCGGTGGAGACAGGCTTCGCAGCCCTGGGCAACGGATTGGGCCAGATGCCCGCGAAGATCGGCGTGCATCCGCGCGAAGACAGCTTCGTGCACGCCATGCCCTGCCATCTCGGCGGAGATATCGACCGAGCCGGGGTCAAGTGCATTGCGGGCTACCCAACCAATCCGGCCAGGGGACTGCCATACATTTCCGGGGTCATGATCGTGAACGACCCCGCAACCGGCCTGCCCGTAGCTATCATGGACGCGGCGCGGCTCACCGCATGGCGCACGGGCGCGGCGTCCGGTGTCTACGCCCGGCATTTCGGGAACCCAGGCACCACCCGTCTGACTATCGTGGGTACTGGCGTGCAGGGACGAACCAACCTCCTGGCCATGAAAGAGGTTTTCCCGTCATTGAATGAAGTCCGATGCTGCGGCCTCCGCGAGCGCTCGATCCAACGCTTCATTGATGAGATGTCTCCCGAACTGCCGGACGCGGTCCTTTCCCTGCACACCGATCTGGAAGCCGCCGTGCGAGACACCGACGTGCTGATCACCTGCACGCCCATGGTCGAGGAACCCGAACGCCCTGTCCGCCGCAAATGGCTCAAGGACGACTGCCTCGTCATCGCCGTGGACTATGATGCCTGTGTAAACGAGGACGTCTTCGCGGACGCGCACTTCACCTGCGACCACCGAGAGCAGTACATCCGGACCCAGGAGGCAGGCACCTATTTCCAAAAGGGCTACCCCCGGCCCGAAGAGATCGACGCCGACCTGTGTGAGATCTGCGCAGGGGATGGACTTGGGCTGCGTGAAGGACGCCGGGGGGCCGTGCTCATGGGCATCGCCGCCCACGACATCATGGCCTCGGCCCTGATCAATGAACTGGCTGCCAGGGCCGACGTCGGAACCCTGGTCGAGTTGTAG
- a CDS encoding RluA family pseudouridine synthase: MFFEGTFSIDASGDGIRLDRVLETAMPGSGLRLRRRLCDEGRVLVDGRARKPGYKVRAGQSVEIGGDREMKTAGELGLRIVKCENGFAAVNKPGGVHSASIAGKDEPSAEGVLSELFPKDTPELLNRLDYLTSGLLLVALTPEAREAYLRYEADGAIKKFYLARVKGRLDGIISVRSRLDTDDRKITRVLAEPDPDSRRWTGVTALSHDHEADTSLVRCLIMKGARHQIRAHLSSIGHAILGDPLYGEGESSSGLMLQHQRIEMPGFQAEAIPLF, from the coding sequence ATGTTTTTCGAGGGGACGTTCAGCATCGACGCGTCCGGCGACGGCATCCGCCTGGACCGGGTCCTCGAGACGGCAATGCCCGGTTCCGGGCTGCGCCTGCGGCGTCGGCTGTGCGACGAAGGACGTGTGTTGGTGGATGGCCGGGCCCGAAAGCCCGGTTACAAGGTTCGGGCCGGACAATCAGTGGAAATCGGGGGAGACCGGGAAATGAAGACAGCGGGAGAACTGGGGTTGAGAATCGTCAAGTGTGAGAATGGTTTTGCCGCAGTGAACAAGCCCGGTGGTGTGCATTCGGCAAGCATCGCGGGAAAGGACGAACCCAGCGCCGAAGGCGTGCTGAGCGAGCTGTTCCCGAAGGATACCCCTGAACTGCTCAATCGCCTGGACTACCTTACTTCCGGGCTGCTGCTGGTGGCCCTGACTCCTGAAGCCCGTGAGGCATATCTCCGCTACGAAGCCGACGGGGCCATCAAGAAATTTTATCTGGCCCGGGTGAAGGGCCGCCTGGACGGTATCATATCCGTCCGTAGCCGCCTCGACACGGACGATCGCAAGATCACACGCGTTCTGGCCGAGCCCGATCCGGATTCCCGTCGTTGGACTGGAGTTACGGCCCTGTCTCACGATCACGAGGCGGACACCTCGCTGGTGCGCTGCCTGATCATGAAGGGCGCGCGCCATCAGATTCGCGCCCATCTCTCCTCCATCGGCCACGCCATTCTCGGTGATCCTCTGTATGGGGAAGGCGAGAGCTCCAGCGGGCTGATGCTACAGCACCAACGCATCGAGATGCCCGGTTTTCAAGCCGAGGCCATCCCGCTGTTCTGA
- a CDS encoding transporter substrate-binding domain-containing protein yields the protein MKFFFSLILLALLLPFPASAEDLDVATSLYCPLSCDLSEAPHDGIMNEVLRRTFEGTKYRLIFHEMPYVRAIRDTLDGQYAMVTYAGTAHTEDFVFVRNLDMINVVQFATCTDSQWHYQGIESLHDIRFSIPRGFRTGNSQVDAYLDRHERDQSRIRINSSDNPTMAQFSNLECMLNDRVDAMLVGSLAFRYITRQMGVSDRVRVDPEPVAMFYNRIAISPHRHNGKELRDMIERKIREMRASGELKQIFDHYGIGS from the coding sequence ATGAAATTTTTCTTCAGCCTCATACTGCTTGCCCTGCTGCTCCCGTTCCCGGCCTCTGCAGAAGACCTCGACGTAGCCACGTCCCTGTACTGTCCTCTGTCGTGTGACCTGTCGGAAGCGCCCCACGACGGCATCATGAACGAAGTCCTTCGCCGGACCTTCGAAGGCACCAAGTACCGTCTCATTTTTCATGAAATGCCCTATGTACGGGCTATCCGCGACACCCTGGACGGGCAATACGCCATGGTCACCTACGCGGGTACAGCCCATACAGAAGACTTCGTCTTCGTACGCAACCTGGACATGATCAACGTGGTTCAATTCGCCACCTGCACCGACAGCCAATGGCACTACCAAGGGATCGAATCCCTGCACGACATACGCTTTTCCATCCCCAGAGGATTCCGTACAGGCAACAGCCAGGTTGATGCCTATCTCGATCGTCATGAACGCGACCAATCCAGGATCAGGATTAATTCCAGCGACAACCCTACAATGGCACAATTCTCCAACCTGGAATGCATGCTCAATGACCGGGTGGACGCCATGCTCGTGGGCTCGCTGGCTTTCCGCTACATCACGCGACAGATGGGCGTGTCCGACCGCGTCCGGGTGGACCCCGAACCGGTGGCCATGTTCTACAACCGCATAGCCATTTCGCCCCATCGGCATAATGGCAAAGAGTTGCGCGACATGATCGAGCGCAAGATCAGAGAGATGCGGGCTTCAGGCGAGTTGAAACAGATCTTCGACCACTACGGCATCGGCTCCTGA
- a CDS encoding 30S ribosomal protein S1, with amino-acid sequence MSEEFKERNGVEQGEESFAELFEQYSEGGGDDLSVGDKVTGTVIQVGETTVFVDTGTKLDGIVEREELLDEDGNCTVAEGDKVELYVVGKDSGGIKLSRAISGIGGLAMLEEAKAGGLPVEGKVESTCKGGFNVTILQRRAFCPVSQIDARFVENTEEYVGQTYEFLITKLESRGRNIVVSRRALLEREAAESAQSFVSETKVGDEVEGTVTRLAAFGAFVEIMPGLEGLVHISQLGYGRVGHPEEAVSVGQKVRAKITRLDHDDKGRLKISLSMKELAQDPWDTLSATFTPGDIVTGKVARLTDFGAFVEIAPGVDGLVHVSEMSYTKRVNKPSDMVAEGDTVSVKIKSIDPDKRRISLSMKDAEGDPWAGVADRYQAGQKVEGVVEKQEQFGIFIQLEPGITGLLPKSVIARSEKAAAYEKLHAGDTVEVVVGEVKAGERKISLTTGDAQDDGNWKEFAPKKKADTGSMGLLGAKLQEAFDKKK; translated from the coding sequence GTGTCCGAAGAATTCAAAGAGCGTAATGGCGTGGAGCAAGGCGAAGAGTCCTTCGCCGAACTGTTCGAACAGTACAGTGAGGGCGGCGGTGACGACCTGTCCGTGGGCGACAAGGTGACCGGTACCGTCATCCAGGTCGGCGAGACCACGGTTTTCGTGGATACCGGCACCAAGCTGGACGGCATTGTCGAACGCGAGGAACTGCTGGACGAGGACGGCAACTGCACTGTGGCCGAAGGCGACAAGGTGGAACTGTACGTGGTCGGCAAGGATTCCGGCGGCATCAAGCTGTCCCGCGCCATCTCCGGCATTGGCGGACTGGCCATGCTCGAAGAGGCCAAGGCCGGTGGGCTGCCCGTGGAAGGCAAAGTTGAATCCACCTGCAAAGGCGGCTTCAATGTGACCATTCTGCAGCGCCGTGCGTTCTGCCCCGTAAGCCAGATCGACGCCCGCTTCGTGGAGAATACCGAGGAATATGTGGGCCAGACCTACGAATTCCTGATCACGAAGCTGGAGAGCCGGGGCCGCAACATCGTGGTCTCCCGTCGCGCCCTGTTGGAGCGCGAGGCCGCCGAGTCCGCCCAGTCCTTTGTCAGCGAGACCAAGGTGGGCGACGAGGTGGAAGGCACCGTCACCCGGCTGGCCGCCTTTGGCGCGTTCGTCGAGATCATGCCCGGCCTTGAAGGATTGGTTCACATTTCCCAGCTCGGCTACGGCCGCGTGGGCCATCCCGAAGAAGCCGTTTCCGTGGGCCAGAAGGTTCGGGCCAAGATCACCCGACTGGATCACGACGACAAGGGCCGACTGAAGATTTCCCTGTCCATGAAGGAACTGGCCCAGGACCCCTGGGACACCCTGTCCGCCACCTTCACTCCCGGAGACATCGTCACCGGCAAGGTTGCCAGGCTGACGGACTTCGGCGCTTTCGTGGAGATCGCCCCGGGCGTGGACGGTTTGGTCCATGTCTCCGAGATGAGCTACACCAAGCGCGTGAACAAACCCTCGGACATGGTCGCGGAAGGCGACACCGTTTCGGTGAAGATCAAGTCCATTGATCCTGACAAACGGCGCATCAGCCTGTCCATGAAGGACGCCGAGGGCGATCCGTGGGCCGGTGTGGCCGACCGCTATCAGGCCGGTCAGAAGGTCGAAGGCGTGGTCGAAAAGCAAGAACAGTTCGGTATATTCATCCAGCTGGAACCCGGAATCACCGGTCTGCTGCCAAAATCCGTCATCGCCCGCTCCGAGAAAGCCGCTGCCTATGAGAAGCTGCATGCCGGGGACACCGTGGAAGTCGTCGTCGGCGAGGTCAAGGCCGGAGAACGCAAGATTTCCCTGACCACCGGTGACGCTCAGGACGACGGCAACTGGAAGGAATTTGCCCCCAAGAAGAAGGCTGATACCGGCTCCATGGGCCTGCTGGGCGCCAAGCTTCAGGAAGCCTTCGACAAGAAGAAATAA
- the ftsY gene encoding signal recognition particle-docking protein FtsY, producing the protein MGFFSRLKKAWASPEDAAQQALDEYKREKGLDLDEPAKAEPAPTIEETAPASAPEAAPAPEAVTSDVAAPTPVEDWQAGLTLALRQAEPRLSQWLNIIVQGVDRKGQDLWDRLAFLFKALSAPEAEAQDFISKFEAWLDDMGYDAVADFKSELQYRLALALDLEDEEDERDRLFLKLSEGISKTREQITKRIDGLLSAHSSLDDNFWDEFEEILIMADVGMEAAGQLMDNLKARARKAGTDNPEDFKDILREELEDIFKVPKRIEAVNPPEVLMMIGVNGVGKTTTIAKLAYRAQMQGRKVLIAAGDTFRAAAIDQLRVWADRLGTGFFAKAEGSDPAAVAYEAMDMAVSEGYDLLLLDTAGRLHTKANLMEELTKIKRVVGKKHEGAPHRNILVIDATTGQNALSQTKLFNQAVGVDEIILTKLDGTAKGGVVVAVTLQNKLPITFVGLGEKMEDLRPFDGKDFAKALLT; encoded by the coding sequence ATGGGATTTTTTAGCAGACTGAAAAAGGCCTGGGCAAGCCCCGAAGACGCGGCGCAACAGGCTCTGGACGAATACAAGCGGGAAAAGGGGCTGGACCTCGACGAACCGGCCAAGGCCGAACCCGCCCCAACAATTGAAGAGACCGCACCCGCGTCCGCTCCCGAAGCCGCTCCGGCTCCCGAGGCCGTGACCAGCGATGTCGCCGCGCCCACGCCCGTCGAAGACTGGCAGGCAGGTCTGACCCTGGCCCTGCGCCAGGCCGAACCCCGTCTTTCCCAATGGTTGAACATCATCGTCCAAGGCGTCGACCGCAAGGGACAGGACCTGTGGGATCGCCTGGCCTTTCTGTTCAAGGCCCTGAGCGCCCCCGAAGCCGAGGCGCAGGACTTCATCAGCAAGTTCGAGGCATGGCTGGACGACATGGGCTACGACGCCGTGGCCGACTTCAAGTCCGAACTGCAGTACAGGCTGGCCCTGGCCCTGGACCTGGAAGATGAAGAGGACGAGCGCGACCGACTGTTCCTCAAACTGTCCGAAGGCATTTCCAAGACCCGCGAGCAGATCACCAAGCGCATCGACGGACTGCTTTCCGCTCACTCCTCCCTGGATGATAATTTCTGGGATGAATTCGAGGAAATCCTGATCATGGCCGACGTGGGCATGGAAGCGGCCGGACAGCTGATGGACAACCTGAAGGCCCGCGCCCGTAAGGCCGGCACTGACAATCCCGAGGATTTCAAGGATATTCTGCGCGAGGAACTGGAGGATATCTTCAAGGTTCCCAAACGCATCGAGGCCGTGAACCCGCCCGAGGTGCTGATGATGATCGGCGTCAACGGCGTCGGCAAAACCACGACCATCGCTAAGCTGGCCTATCGTGCCCAGATGCAGGGCCGCAAGGTGCTTATCGCCGCGGGCGACACCTTCCGGGCCGCGGCCATCGACCAGCTGCGTGTCTGGGCCGATCGTCTGGGCACCGGCTTCTTTGCCAAGGCCGAAGGCTCCGACCCGGCCGCCGTGGCTTACGAGGCCATGGACATGGCCGTCAGCGAAGGCTATGATTTGTTGCTCCTCGACACTGCCGGGCGGCTGCATACCAAGGCCAACCTGATGGAGGAGCTGACCAAGATCAAGCGCGTGGTGGGCAAGAAGCATGAAGGCGCACCGCATCGCAATATTCTGGTCATCGACGCCACCACCGGACAGAACGCATTGAGCCAGACCAAATTGTTCAACCAGGCAGTGGGCGTGGATGAAATCATCCTGACCAAGCTGGACGGTACGGCCAAGGGCGGCGTAGTGGTTGCCGTGACCCTGCAGAACAAACTGCCGATTACCTTTGTGGGGCTCGGCGAGAAGATGGAAGATCTCCGTCCCTTTGACGGCAAGGACTTTGCCAAGGCCCTGCTGACTTAA
- the asnS gene encoding asparagine--tRNA ligase produces MKRTKIIDALNAKAPVEDIRIMGWVRSKRDNKGFSFLALNDGSCLGTIQVIVDHTPEIEAALARIGTGASVGVTGELVESPGKGQKWEVRGKALEVVGEADQESFPLQKKRHSDEFLRSIAHLRPRTNKFGAMFRMRSRLAQAVHRFFADKGFFYVHTPILTGSDCEGAGEMFRVTSLEPGSKEPVENDFFGKPSNLTVSGQLSVEMFALSLGDCYTFGPTFRAENSNTPRHAAEFWMIEPEICFADLVDDMDLGEEMIKYLVGHMLDNCSEDVELFAQWVDKTLMPTLETILKEPFERLPYTEAINILKKTKKKFEYPVEWGMDLQTEHERFLCEEKFKKPVYVYDYPKTIKPFYMRMNDDNTTVAAMDCLVPRIGEIIGGSQREERLDVLTARMDEMGLNKDEYWWYLDSRKYGTAPHSGFGMGFERMLMLVTGVHNIRDVIPFPRTPKSLDF; encoded by the coding sequence ATGAAACGAACCAAGATAATCGACGCGCTGAACGCAAAGGCCCCGGTGGAGGACATCCGCATCATGGGTTGGGTCCGTTCAAAGCGCGACAACAAGGGCTTTTCCTTCCTGGCCCTGAACGACGGCTCCTGCCTGGGCACCATACAGGTCATCGTGGACCATACCCCGGAGATCGAGGCTGCCCTGGCCCGGATCGGCACCGGTGCTTCCGTTGGCGTTACCGGTGAACTGGTGGAGTCTCCGGGCAAGGGCCAGAAGTGGGAAGTGCGGGGCAAGGCGCTTGAGGTCGTCGGCGAGGCGGACCAGGAGAGCTTCCCCCTGCAGAAGAAACGCCATTCCGATGAGTTCCTGCGCTCCATCGCCCACCTGCGTCCCCGGACCAACAAGTTCGGGGCCATGTTCCGCATGCGTTCGCGGCTGGCGCAGGCCGTGCACCGGTTCTTCGCGGACAAGGGATTTTTCTACGTCCATACTCCGATCCTCACCGGCAGCGATTGCGAGGGTGCAGGTGAAATGTTCCGAGTGACGTCCCTTGAACCGGGCAGCAAGGAGCCGGTGGAAAACGACTTTTTCGGCAAGCCGTCCAACCTGACCGTGTCCGGCCAGCTCTCGGTGGAGATGTTCGCCCTGTCTCTCGGTGACTGCTACACCTTTGGACCCACTTTCCGGGCCGAGAACTCCAACACCCCTCGCCATGCCGCTGAGTTCTGGATGATCGAGCCGGAAATATGCTTTGCCGACCTGGTCGACGACATGGACCTGGGCGAGGAAATGATCAAATACCTGGTCGGGCACATGCTCGACAATTGCTCCGAGGACGTTGAGCTCTTTGCCCAGTGGGTGGACAAGACCCTCATGCCCACTCTCGAGACCATCCTCAAGGAACCTTTTGAGCGGCTGCCCTATACTGAAGCCATCAATATACTGAAGAAGACAAAGAAGAAGTTTGAGTACCCGGTCGAGTGGGGTATGGATCTGCAGACCGAGCACGAGCGGTTCCTGTGCGAGGAGAAGTTCAAGAAGCCGGTCTATGTCTATGACTATCCTAAGACCATCAAGCCGTTTTATATGCGCATGAACGATGATAACACGACGGTGGCCGCCATGGACTGCCTGGTGCCGCGTATTGGCGAAATCATCGGCGGCAGCCAGCGCGAAGAGCGGTTGGATGTGCTCACGGCGCGCATGGACGAGATGGGGCTCAATAAGGATGAGTATTGGTGGTACCTCGATTCCCGTAAGTACGGAACGGCGCCTCACTCCGGTTTCGGTATGGGCTTCGAGCGCATGCTGATGCTTGTCACGGGTGTGCATAATATCCGCGACGTCATTCCTTTCCCCAGGACTCCAAAGAGCCTGGATTTCTAA